The DNA region AACAACACCTTCCGCTTTCAGCTGATTAAAATAACTGATCAGTACCATACCATTTAACACTGCCACACCAAATAAAGCTATGAATCCGACGCCTGCAGAAATACTAAAAGGCATATCCCTTAATAACAATGCCAAAATACCTCCGATAGCAGAGAACGGTATTGCTGTAAAAATCAGCATAGTTTCTTTTAGTGATTTGAAAGTAAAAAAGAGAATAATTAAAATAAGTCCTAGCGCAACAGGAACAGCCAGTGAAAGTCTTTGCTTTGCTTCAACAAGATTCTCAAACTGCCCGCCATAAGTGATAAAATATCCTGCAGGAAGTGTAAGTTTTGAATTCAGCTTACTGCTTATTTCCTGGACCATAGATTCCACATCTCGATCACGAACGTTGACACCAATCACTATTCTTCTTTTCGTATCTTCTCTTGATATCTGAATAGGTCCTTCTGAATATTCTATATCTGCAACCTCCGTAATAGGAATTTGCATGCCTGAAGGTATAACCACATACATTCCTTTAACATCCTTTATATCCTTTCTGAAAGGTTCCTGCAAACGTACTACAAGATCAAATCTCCGTTCACCTTCAAAAATCTGCCCCGCAACAGAACCGGCAAAAGATGTTCTGATCACGTCATTTACATCAGAAATGGCAAGACCATACTGAGCAATCTTACCACGTTTGTATTTCACGGTAATCTGAGGAAGTCCCGTTACAGGTTCAACATAAATATCCGAAACACCTTTGATATCTTTTATGAGGTTTGCAACTTGATTCGCCTGAGATGCAAGCACCTCCATATCTTCCCCGAAAATCTTTATAGCCAGATCCTGCTTAGCCCCTGTCATGAGCTCATTAAATCTCATTTGAATAGGTTGCTGAAATCCAAAGTTAACCCCGGGAAGGCGCTCCAATTCCTTTGACATCTTTTCTGCAAGCTCTTCCCGTGTTTCGGCGGAAGTCCATTCATCCTTGTTTTTCAAAATAATCATAAGGTCACATGCCTCCATAGGCATTGGGTCTGTTGGTATTTCAGCAGTGCCGATTTTACCAACAGTCATTTTTACTTCAGGAAATTTCTTCAAAAGAATATCTGAAGCTTTTAATGAAGTTTCAATGGTCTGAGAAATCGAGCTTCCAGGCAAAAGCCTTGTCTCTACTGCAAAATCACCTTCTTCTAAAGTTGGCAGAAATTCACCACCCATATTTATAAAGATCAGGATACTCACTCCGAGTAATACCACAGCAATACTTACAACAAGGGCTTTTGCTTTTAGTGCAGTTTTAATGACAGGTAAATAAGCCTTATGCAGCGCTTCCATTATCTTGTCAGAGAAGTTTTTGTGCTGGGAAACCTTTTTGCTCAGAAACAAGGAACTCATCATCGGGACATAAGTAACACAAAGAATAAGCGCTCCAAGAATAGCAAATGAAACGGACTGTGCCATTGGCCTGAACATTTTCCCTTCTATACCTACAAGTGCCAGTATCGGCAAATAAACAATAAGGATAATAATCTGGCCAAATGCTGCTGAATTCATCATTTTGGTAGCAGAGCCATAAATTTCTTCATTCATCTCATTCTGAGTAAGTCTTCTGTTCAGGGATGGATGTTTTAAAACAAGGTTGTGAATTACACTTTCTACAATGATTACTGCACCATCTACAACAAGACCAAAGTCAATAGCACCAAGGCTCATAAGATTACCAGACACACCAAAGAGGTACATAAGGCTTATCGCAAAAAGCATTGAGAGAGGGATTACAGAAGCGACAATCAATCCTGCTCTTAAATTTCCGAGAAAAATAACCAGGACAAAAATGACTATTAAGGCGCCTTCGATAAGATTCTTTGAAACTGTTTTTATAGCACGATCCACAAGATCGGACCTATCAAGAAAGGGCACTATCTCAACACCTTCAGGAAGTGTTTGGGATATCTTCGCTATACGTTCTTTAACATTTCCCACTACTTCAGCAGAATTCCCTCCTTTCAGCATAAGTACAATTGCGCCTACAACTTCTCCTTCACCATTATAGGTCATAGCGCCATACCTATTTGCATAACCCAACCTCACTTCTGCTACATCCCTCATCATCACAGGAATTCCATTAACGTTTTTAACAACGATTTCATCAATATCAGCAGCATTTTCAATAAGACCAACCCCTCTGATAAAATATGCAGTAGGCTTCTTATCAATGTACGCTCCACCTGTATTCTGATTGTTTGACTGAAGTGCCTTGAAAATCTCCGAAATGGTTACATTCATTCCTCGTAGTTTTTCCGGGTTTATCGCTACTTCATATTGTTTTACGAACCCGCCAAAAGAGCTGACTTCAGCTACGCCTTTGGTACCCAGCAATTGTCTTTTGACGATCCAATCCTGTATGGTTCTGAGATCCATAGCAGAATATTTATTCTCATATCCTGGTTTGGTCCGCACTATATATTGATATATTTCACCTAACCCAGTTGTGACAGGTGCCATTTCAGGATTACCCAGTCCCTGAGGAATTTCTTGCTGAGCCATAGCAATCCTTTCACCCACCATCTGACGGGCTTCAAGCATTTCCACTTCATCTTTAAAAACTATGGTAATTACAGAAAGACCAAATCTTGATACAGAGCGGATTTCAATGACACCTGGTATTGTTGCCATTTGCAGTTCTACCGGATAAGTAATAAAACGCTCTACTTCTTCCGCAGCCAATGTTGGTGAAAATGTTATGACCTGT from Sporocytophaga myxococcoides includes:
- a CDS encoding CusA/CzcA family heavy metal efflux RND transporter; protein product: MINRIIRFSIQNKLIVGVFIAILLVFGGYSLKNLPIDAVPDITNNQVQVITFSPTLAAEEVERFITYPVELQMATIPGVIEIRSVSRFGLSVITIVFKDEVEMLEARQMVGERIAMAQQEIPQGLGNPEMAPVTTGLGEIYQYIVRTKPGYENKYSAMDLRTIQDWIVKRQLLGTKGVAEVSSFGGFVKQYEVAINPEKLRGMNVTISEIFKALQSNNQNTGGAYIDKKPTAYFIRGVGLIENAADIDEIVVKNVNGIPVMMRDVAEVRLGYANRYGAMTYNGEGEVVGAIVLMLKGGNSAEVVGNVKERIAKISQTLPEGVEIVPFLDRSDLVDRAIKTVSKNLIEGALIVIFVLVIFLGNLRAGLIVASVIPLSMLFAISLMYLFGVSGNLMSLGAIDFGLVVDGAVIIVESVIHNLVLKHPSLNRRLTQNEMNEEIYGSATKMMNSAAFGQIIILIVYLPILALVGIEGKMFRPMAQSVSFAILGALILCVTYVPMMSSLFLSKKVSQHKNFSDKIMEALHKAYLPVIKTALKAKALVVSIAVVLLGVSILIFINMGGEFLPTLEEGDFAVETRLLPGSSISQTIETSLKASDILLKKFPEVKMTVGKIGTAEIPTDPMPMEACDLMIILKNKDEWTSAETREELAEKMSKELERLPGVNFGFQQPIQMRFNELMTGAKQDLAIKIFGEDMEVLASQANQVANLIKDIKGVSDIYVEPVTGLPQITVKYKRGKIAQYGLAISDVNDVIRTSFAGSVAGQIFEGERRFDLVVRLQEPFRKDIKDVKGMYVVIPSGMQIPITEVADIEYSEGPIQISREDTKRRIVIGVNVRDRDVESMVQEISSKLNSKLTLPAGYFITYGGQFENLVEAKQRLSLAVPVALGLILIILFFTFKSLKETMLIFTAIPFSAIGGILALLLRDMPFSISAGVGFIALFGVAVLNGMVLISYFNQLKAEGVVDVQERVLKGTEMRLRPVIMTASVASMGFLPMALSNTSGAEVQKPLATVVIGGLISATLLTLVVLPVLYTLFYKSENKNNESGINKALVLIPLFLLGFMSIGYGQIQGKALTSDEAFNIAFQNNPSMSAARYEIQAQEALRKTYLDIPKTNVSLMYGQFNSLNNDNNITISQSIAFPTFYTSQNHYYREQIKASEAKADITGNELRKNVRSAYYNLLYFESRHKLLNYEDSIYNDFMKAADLRFKTGESTYLEKITAEAQLADFRNLILKNHADMQIYQKQLKVYLNVSDSIIIAEKFEKLQLSVSADLVSVYTNPLLRYMRQQLKVSKAILGVERAKFLPDFNFGYFNQTLQGTQNINGTDRYFGAGHRFKGVTAGVSVPIIFRPYQARILNAKLNQKITESLLEYNSKNLEGEYSMLMQQYKKNLNSLAYYESIGLKQSDLIIINSQKAFKAGQIGYVEYLQGLNRALSIKSGYLDTINNYNQTVIAIDYIAGGN